The Elusimicrobiales bacterium genome includes the window ATGGGGTGACTGGATCTGGTTTGGAGCCGGTCCATGGATTAGAAAGAGATTTGACATTGGCAATGTTAATATGTGTTCTGAGTCTTATACTGCCGGACTTGCGGCTGGTGCATTAACAGATGTTGCGATTGGTGGATATTATGGAATGCGACGAGGCGGTTTTTTGAATTCCAATCGTTATCTGCGAATTGGTGTTGGAAAAGATGAGGGGCGATATGTGTTCAGAGTAGTTGGCGACTTTACAAAAGGCAAGCACATCGACATATTGAAAGGACCACGCTTCTAGGAGGTTGTATATGAAAGAATTCCATGATACATGCATAAATAGATTGCAGGAGATGTTAAAGGAATTTCCAGTTAAGGGGACAGTTTCCTTTGAAAAAATAAAGGGAAAACATAAGGACTATTACATGGCATCTGTGACGGTAACAGGGCATGTTATAGTCGTTTATCTATATCCTGATGATAAAGAGGCAGGGTTTAAAGTTGATGGCTGGGATTGGATAATGTTGGAAAAATACGATTACGATTCACCCGATAAACTAATATCGGCATTAGTGGCAAAGCTACGAAAGGTATTGCAGGATTTTACAGGAGAGCAAAACAAAGGGATATAAGGCATGTTTCACCGCGCATATTTAAGAAATACAGCAATTACTTCACCCGACGAGGTTATGTTCCAGTTTACCTACGACGCCGCCGGACGGCGCACGCGCATGGATATGGGCGCGGCGGTAGCGGCGGAATATGCTTATGACGCCGCCAATCAGCTTACCGGAATAATCTACCGCCGCAAAACCGATAACGCGGTAATCGCCAGCGTCGGCTACACATACGACAATGCCGGCAACCGCGCAACGATGACCGACGATTTCGGCAGCCACAATTTCGGCTACGATGATTTGCACCGCCTGACAAGCGCGGTCCACCCGTCCAGCGGCGCGCTGAGCGTGCAGTCCGAGACCTTCGCCTACGACGCGGTGGGCAACCGCACAAGCGACGCCGTGCGCTCCGGTTACGCCTATGACGCGGCAAACCGTCTCAACAGCGATTCGTTTTACACCTACGATTACGACAACAACGGCAACCTGACCGCAAAAACGCGCGCATCCGACAACGCGCAGACAACCTATGTTTACGACAGCCAAAATCGCCTTACGCAAGTAAACCTGCCGTCGGGCTACAGCGAGATCCTCCGCTACGACGCGACAGGCCGCCGCATAGCAAAAACGATAACGCACAACGGCGAGACAATCCGGGCGCAGCACTACATCTACGACGGCGAGGACATCGCATTTGTAACCGACGCCGCCGGCGCGTTGAAGGCGACCTACACGCACGGCCCCGGCACGGACGAGCCACTGATGTTAAAAAAAGGCGCAAGCGATTATTACCTCCTTGCCGACGGCCTTGGCAGCATAATCGCCATCGCCGACCAGACGGGAACCGTAGTTGAGCGCGCGCAATATCAGGCCTATGGCAAGCCCGTGTTCAGAAACGAGGTAACCGGCAGCACAAGCAGTTGGTCGCAGACGGGCAGTCTTTACAGCTACACCGCCCGGGAATGGGACGCCGAAACCGGCCTGTTCTATTACCGCGCCAGATACTACGCCCCCGACACCGGCAGATTTATCCAAAAAGATCCCATAGGCTTCGCAGGAGGGGATACAAATTTGTATGCGTATGTGGGGAATAGACCTTATAAATACATAGACCCGTATGGCTTGTGGTCAATTTCGATTGGCGGATACGCCGGACTTGGTGGGGAAATATCTTTTGGACGTAATCCAAATGGTGCTGGGTTTATAAGTGGTAGATTAGGATATGGTATTGGAGGAGGACTTTCGTATGAACCTCATGGTACAAGTCCGGGTTACGATGGGCTAGACAATTCCTGTCATTCAAAAATTGGATTGGGGCTTTTTTGGTGGGGTGGAGCAGGAATTGGTCCAGTGTCCTATAGCTATAGCGTAAATGCCGGCGTTGCATATGATCCGTTTGCAAATATCAAATCTGGGGATCATAAATTTCAAGGGTATTATACATTTCCTAAAGGAGGGTTTTCTTTCTCGCCAAATTGGGAGTTTAGTGGCGGTACCGCTGGAGGAGTGGAATTTACAACGACGTATTAGGAGGTGAAACAACATGATAAATATCGGCAAAAACATACGCAGACTTGGTATAGCATTAATTTTTGGTGCTATTCTATTGTTGATTGTTTATCTCGTGAGTATCAATTCACAGTCGTATAAGGTTGCAACGAATTATATTGCAGCCAATCCATATATTGTGGATGCTGTGGGACCAATAAAGTCATCGCATTTAACCATTTCCGCACATACAGGCGTTGTTGAGTCCTCTACAGGCGGGCGTGCGGAATTTACGATTAGGGTAACGGGAACCCTCAAGACAGGTTTAGTACATGTTAGTCTCGAAAAATCAGTGGGCGGATGGAAGGTTATGTCTGCTACGCTAAAACTCGATACTGGTGAAGTTCCACTACTTGTGAACAGTCGATAGTATGAATAAGGAGAGTTAGCTAACGAAAGGATATGTTAAAAGATACGGGTTTTAAACTATTATTTTTGTTCATCGCGGTACTGTTATCCGCGCCGTTTTTGCACGCCCGCGTTTTGCCCGAATCTCCCACGCCCGAGACGTGCCAGTTGCCTTCCACGGAGGCTCCGTCGGACTGT containing:
- a CDS encoding RHS repeat-associated core domain-containing protein, giving the protein MFQFTYDAAGRRTRMDMGAAVAAEYAYDAANQLTGIIYRRKTDNAVIASVGYTYDNAGNRATMTDDFGSHNFGYDDLHRLTSAVHPSSGALSVQSETFAYDAVGNRTSDAVRSGYAYDAANRLNSDSFYTYDYDNNGNLTAKTRASDNAQTTYVYDSQNRLTQVNLPSGYSEILRYDATGRRIAKTITHNGETIRAQHYIYDGEDIAFVTDAAGALKATYTHGPGTDEPLMLKKGASDYYLLADGLGSIIAIADQTGTVVERAQYQAYGKPVFRNEVTGSTSSWSQTGSLYSYTAREWDAETGLFYYRARYYAPDTGRFIQKDPIGFAGGDTNLYAYVGNRPYKYIDPYGLWSISIGGYAGLGGEISFGRNPNGAGFISGRLGYGIGGGLSYEPHGTSPGYDGLDNSCHSKIGLGLFWWGGAGIGPVSYSYSVNAGVAYDPFANIKSGDHKFQGYYTFPKGGFSFSPNWEFSGGTAGGVEFTTTY
- a CDS encoding cytochrome c oxidase assembly factor Coa1 family protein, producing the protein MINIGKNIRRLGIALIFGAILLLIVYLVSINSQSYKVATNYIAANPYIVDAVGPIKSSHLTISAHTGVVESSTGGRAEFTIRVTGTLKTGLVHVSLEKSVGGWKVMSATLKLDTGEVPLLVNSR